The Epinephelus fuscoguttatus linkage group LG19, E.fuscoguttatus.final_Chr_v1 genome contains the following window.
GTGGTAAATTATTATAATCCCTGTAAGAAACTACAACTAAACTGTTAccgtctgggaggcagacaccatctccacatttaagactagacttaagactttcctctttgataaagcttatagttagggctggctcaggcttgccctgtaccagcccctagttaggctgacttaggcctagtctgccggaggacccccctataatacaccgggcatcttctctccttctttctctctctctctctctctctctcgtatcctattactgcatcttgctaactcggccattctagatgtcactaactcggcttcttctccggagcctttgtgctccactgtctctcagattaactcacatcgcagcagtgcctggatagcgtgacgtgtgtggttgtgctgctgccgtgttcctgccagatgcctcttgctgctgctgccatcattagtcattagtcatacttctactgttattatacacatatgactattgtcacacatgtatactgccagatattaatacatactttcaacatattgtaccacagtagccagagctataactataatattattactttcaataatgttgttgtaagctactgtcattacctgcatctctctctctctctctctctctctctctctctctctctctctctttctctgtctcattgtgtcatgtggattactgttaatttgttatgctgatctgttctgtacgacatctattgcacgtctgtccgtcctggaagagggatccctcctcagttgctcttcctgaggtttctaccgtttttttccccattaaaggggtttttttggggagtttttccttatccactgcgagggtcataaggacagagggatgtcgtatgctgtaaagccctgtgaggcaaattgtgatttgtgatattgggctttataaataaaattgattgattgattgaactaAATAAGCTAGAAGAAATAGAAGGACAAAATAGAGCAAGCATTGTGTGGTGTGCGGACTTCATTGCACATAACACATTATGGGGGAGTGAAAAATCTGATGTTAATGGCCCGGTGATGGAGGAAATGTTAGATGAGAGGAGTCTTAAATGATGGTAGCAAAACAAGAATAGATGTAAACACAGGAAAGGAATCGAGTCTGGACCTTACAATGGTATCAAATAATATTGCTCCCAGGTGTGATTGGAAAGAGTATAATGAGGGAACCATTGGTAGTGATCATTATCCGGTTTTATGTAAGATAAACATTAATGCAGAAATGAATGAAGGGGCCAGGGGCGAAAAATGGGTGTTTGGGAAAGCTGAGTGGGAGAAGTTTAAAGAAGTAAGTGATCAGTATCTGAGCCAGATTAATGCTGATTATGAACATAGAAACTTTGGATAAGGAAATAGGTAGTAGTATTAGAGTAGCTGCAATGAGATCTATTCCTAAGAGTAAAGGTGAAGTAAAGAAGAGGGCTGTTCCATGGTGGGATGAGAAATGTAAAGAAGCTGTTAAAAATAGAAACAAGGCATTTAAGATATTGAAAAGAACTCATAACTTTCAACATGTGATAGAATATAAAAAAGCTCAGGCTGTGGTAAGAAGGACAATAAGACAGGCAAAAAGAATGTACTGGAGGAAGTTTTGTGACTCCATTGGGAACACAACCCCAGTGGGAGAGGTGTGGGGGATGATAAGAAAGATGAGAGGAGATAGAAGGGACTGGAGTTATCCTGTGTTAACAGATGACAATGAAATAGCAGTAACgaataaagaaaaagctgagATGTTGGCCAACACGTTTGTGAAGGTACATAGTTCAAGCAATTTGTCTGAAGAGGGAAAAAGGGGTAGGGAGAAAACAAAGTTTGAAAACATGGAGGCCTTAAGGAGAAAGGAAACAGATGATACCGGAGATGAGCAGAGTGTACCGTTTAATATGGGAGAGTTAAAAAGGGCACTGGATAAAGCTCGACTGCGTCAGGGAAGGACGAGATATGTTACGTGATGATAAAGCACTTAAGTGAAGAATGTTTGGAAAAGTTGTTATTGTTGTATAACAAGGTGTGGGAGGAAGGTAAAATGCCAGAGAGTTGGAAGGAGGCAGTCATTGTTCCCATAAGGAAACCAGAGAAAGATGCTAGTAAACCAACAAGTTACAGACCAATAACATTAACATCTTATATCTGCAAACTTATGGAGAGAATGTTAAATGAAAGactgatgtattttttagagAAACGTGGTTTAATTGCAGGATGTCAAAGTGGATTTAGGAAAGGGAGGAGTACTTTGGATCCAATTGTGAGTTTAGAGGATAAAATAAGGAAAGAACAAATCAATAAAGAAATAGTAGCAGCAGTGTTCTTTGATGTTGAAAAAGCATATATGTATATGATATGCTTTCTAAAAAGAACTGGACTGATATGGAAGATATGAGACACTGGATaatatcatagactgtataaaataatatagGAATCAAATAACTCCAGAAGATGGCGGTAATGCAATGCTAAGgatgcaagcagcagcagcagaagaaggaGTGACCGACTCGTCGTTGATTCTTGCCTATGATTCTTGCACGGtggaagaagacgaagaagaccAGAGCTAGGAACACCGTCTGCATCAGTAACGCCGGAGAAAATCGGTGGTTTTTGGCATAATGTGGACTGTGACTGGAGCAGAATGGCaagtagtagtggtggtgggTCTGATGAGTAGGATATGGAGATATGGAAAACAGTTCAGCGTCAGAGGAAGACAGGTGGAAAGGAGAGCAGTAGTATGAAAATGTCATCTAGTAAACGCTCTCTTACTGATGATGAGGAAAGAAATGATATGCGGAAAAAACACATGACAGAGGAGTTTAAAGTAATTATGAAATTCAAGACAGGACAAGAGATATCATCGGTGAGTCCGATCACGCTGACGAATTGTTTGAGGAAAGCACTTGGAGATATTGAAGTAGCGAAAGTCTTAAGAGACGGCAGcctgtttttgaaatgcaagAATGCTGGACAAAGGGATAAGGCGCTCAAGCTACAAAGGATATGTGAAAAAGAAGTTGCTGAGAGGCATGACAGCATGTCAGTGATGCTAGAATTTAAAGATCAATTTCTACCGGATAAGGTCATGATAGGATATATGAGTTTTAATGTAAGAGCATATGTTCAGCCTTCTATCAGGTGTTACAAGTGCCAAAGATATGGCCACGTCGCCACAGTGTGTAGGGGAAAACAGAGGTGTGGGAGATGTGGAGGGGAGCATCTGTATGGgaaatgtggaaacaacaactCAGTTAAATGTTGTAACTGTGGAGGAAATCATACAGCGGCTTATGGAGGGTGTACAGTGAGGAAACAGGCTGTTGAAATTCAACAAGTCAGGGCAGAGCAGAGAGTGACATATGCAGAAGCAATAAAGATTGTGAGCAAAGAAAAAAGGGTGGAAGAGATGGAGGAAGCAAAGCAGTCAAGTGTGTTAAACCAGCAGACGGGACTGTCAACAGAAAAACTAGTACTTTTTCTTGCATATGTCATAAACTGCTCAGATCAAGCAAaaactaaaacagaaaaaatcaaaataattgtgaaggcagcagcaaaatttCTGAATATGAAGGAGTTATCCTGGGAAAAAATACAAGCAGACCTTAGTCAGGGAGAAGGGACATCAGCAAGCAGCAGCCCCTACATATCATAGTGTACATACTCCAATGGAATGCTAGGAGTCTCATTGCAAATGGACAAGAGTTTAAGAAATATATTGGCGAGTTAAAGGAAAAACCAGATCTTATTTGTGTACAAGAGACATGGCTCAAGCCAAATTTGGATTTTGTTATAAGTGGATACTCTAGCATTCGAAAGGACGGAACAAATGGAAATGGTGGAGGGTGTGCAATATTTATCAGTCAAGGTATGAAATATAGACAAATAATAACATCACAAGAATTAGAGATAGTAGTTATAGAGGTCTGGACAAAAGACGGACgcataaaattaattaatttctatAATCCatgcaaaaaattaaaaaaagaagaaatggaaGGTATTCTTGATGATTGGAGAGGGAAAATAGTATGGTGTGGAGACTTTAATGCACATAGCACAGTGTGGGGGGACCAGGATGACTCAAATGGGGAAGTAATAGAGGAAATACTAGATGACAAAGGACTGGTATGTTTAAATACTGGTGCAGGCACAAGGGTGAATTTGGCAAGGGGCACAGAGTCATCAATAGATCTCACATTGGTTTCACAAACTTTGGCAGGGAAAagtaattcaattcaattttatttataaagcccaatatcacaaatcacaatttgcctcacagggctttacagcgtacgacatccctctgtccttatgacccttgcagcggataaggaaaaactcccccaaaaaacccctttaacggggaaaaaaaaaaggtagaaacctcaggaagagcaactgaggagggatccctcttccaggacggacagacgtgcaatagatgtcatacagaacagatcagcataacaaattaacagtaatccacatgacacaatgagacagagagagagagagagagagagagagatgcaggtaatgacagtagcttacaacaacattattgaaagtaataatattatagttatagtgtgtataatagtcatatgtgtataataacatatgtgtataataacagtagaagtatgactaatgatggcagcagcagcaggaggcatctggcaggaccacgacagcagcagtAATTGGGAAGTATTAAGGAGGAGCACAGTGGGTAGTGACCACTATCCAATATATATAAGTATAGGAATGGAAAGTGTCATTGAtcagagcaagagagaggggagatggaaaattgagggagcaaactGGGATAAGTTCAGAATATTGAGTGAGGGTAAATTGAGAATGATAAATGTAAATACGTCGGTTAATGAACTGAACAATGAAATTTGCAAAAATATAATTGAGGCAGCAAAGGAGTCTATTCCAAGAAGCAGtgggaataaaaagaaaagattagTACCATAGTGGACAAATGAATGTACTGAGGCAATAAAAGCTCGAAACAAGTCCTTTAAGGTATTGAAAAAAGCTCTTAGTTTTCAgaatttaataaaatatgagAAACAACAGGCAACAGTGAGGAGAGtaataaaaagcacaaaaagaGAGTATTGGAGAAAGTACTGTGAGTCACTTGGTAGGAGTAcaccgttggaaagagtgtggggtATGATCAAAAGAATGTCAGGTAATAGGAAAGAATATGGATATCCAGTAATGAAAAATGACAGGAACTTTATAATAGAGGACAAGGAAAAAGTCGAACTATTAGCACAAACCTTTGCTAAGGTACACAGTACAGAAAATTTGAGtaacaaagagaaagaaggcaggaaaaaaacagtaatagaAAATATTGAAAGGATACAGGGTGAAGAAGAATACGGAAATGTAATTAATATGGAGTTTTCAGTGACAGAACTGAataatgctttaaaaaaaattggaaaaacaaCTCCAGGAAAAGATGAAATAAGCTATTGTATGTTAGATAATCTTAGTGATCAAAGTAAAGAGGTGTTATTGAAATTGTACAATAAGATATGGGAAGAGGGAAACTTACCTATTCAATGGAAAGAATCTATAATTGTTCCTATTTGTAAGCCAGGTAAGGACTCGAGTTTGCCAGAGAGCTACAGGCCAATAGCTCTAACATCTCATATAGGCAAAACTATGGAAAAAATGATTAATGAGAGGTTGAATTATTATTTAGAAACAAGGGGAGAATTAAAATGCTATCAAAGTGGATTCAGAAAAGGATGGAGCACGGtagatcctgcattatgcttaGAACATGAGATAAGGAGAGCCCATGTAAAAAAGCGTACGATATGATGTGGAAGGAGGGGGTGCTTATTAAATTATATCATATGGGaataagagggaaaatatttaGATGGATCAAGAATTTTCTAACTAACAGGAAGATATCAGTAAGGGTGGGTAAAAACCTGAGTGAAAACTACACAGTTGAGAATGGAACCCCTCAAGGTAGTATTATTAGTCCGATTTTGTTTTCAATcatgataaatgacatatttagtAATGTATGCAGTTCTATTGGTGTTTCGTTATTTGCAGATGATGGGGCTATGTGGAAAAGGGGGCGAAATATTGCATTTATTGTTGGGAAATTGCAGGAGGCTATTGGAAAGGTAGAAGCTTGGGTGTTGAAGTGGGGCTTTAGATTTTcagttaacaaaacaaaagtggttGTCTTCACCAAAAAGAGAatacaaaatcaaatcaatctTAAGTTATATGAGCAAGATTTAGAAATAGTGGATTGTTTTAAGTATTTAGGGATGTGGTTTGACAAAAGGATTACTTGGAAAACACATATTGAAAAAGTAGTAGGAAAGTGTAAAAAGATATTGAATATTATTAGGTGTTTGAAAGGAAGACATTGGGGCGCACATAGAGCATCATTGAAAACGGTATATATTGGTTTAATCAGGTCAGTATTAGATTATGGTTGTATAGTATATGAATCTGCATcaaaaacaatgttaaaaaaactGGATAGCATACAGTATCAAGCACTAAGAGTGTGTTGTGGTGCAAAGAAAACCACTCCAGTGTCAGCCTTGCAAGTAGAGATGGGTGAA
Protein-coding sequences here:
- the LOC125878859 gene encoding uncharacterized protein LOC125878859; the protein is MEIWKTVQRQRKTGGKESSSMKMSSSKRSLTDDEERNDMRKKHMTEEFKVIMKFKTGQEISSVSPITLTNCLRKALGDIEVAKVLRDGSLFLKCKNAGQRDKALKLQRICEKEVAERHDSMSVMLEFKDQFLPDKVMIGYMSFNVRAYVQPSIRCYKCQRYGHVATVCRGKQRCGRCGGEHLYGKCGNNNSVKCCNCGGNHTAAYGGCTVRKQAVEIQQVRAEQRVTYAEAIKIVSKEKRVEEMEEAKQSSVLNQQTGLSTEKLVLFLAYVINCSDQAKTKTEKIKIIVKAAAKFLNMKELSWEKIQADLSQGEGTSASSSPYIS